CGCGGGGTCGGTGACGACGCCGATGACCTGACCGATCCGGCCGTTGACGAGGTGCGGGCCGGGCAGCCGCTGTTCGACGACACCGATCCCGCAGGCGGCGAGCCGCCCGCCGTCGCCGTCCACGACGAGGACGCGCACGGTGTCCGCGGTCAGCTGCTCCCGCAGGACCACGGCCAAGGCGTCCAGCCATCCCTCGTCCCCGGACGCGGAGTTGAAGAAGGAGTCGTCGAGACCGTCGAACAACAGGGCCCGCAGGCGCAGCAGTTCGACGAGGTCGTACTCGCCCGCCTGACGGACTGCGGAGCGGATCGCGGTGCGTTGTCCCATGCCGACGAGCCTGCTGTAATGACCTTGTGCACCTCAACCCTTACGGCACGGATGCCGTGAACCTCGCCGCCGACCTGGTCAACCGCCGCCCGGCCGACGTCCGGGAGCTCGCGGAGCGCTGCCGGGCCGCCGGGGTCGCGGTGGAGGGGCCGGTCACGCCGGAGGACCTCGATCGCGTCGGGGCGACGCTCGACGCGTGGGAGAAGGTCGTCGAAGCGAGCGAGGAGCGCGAACGCGCCGCGCTGGTCAACGAGATGCTGGCCGCGGCGGCGGCCCACCCCCGCATGACCAATCACGTCGGCAGCGGCTGGCATCTGCACTACCGCGACGACCGCCAGCCGCTCGGCGAGGTCCTCTCGTCACTCATCTCGGTCGGCACGGCACTGCACTTGGCGGGCCGCGGCATGCACCGCCTCAGCCGCTGCGCGGTCACCGAGTGCACCACGGTCTTCGCCGACACCTCCCGCACCGGACGGCAGCGCTACTGCTCCCAGCGCTGCGCCAACCGCGACGCGGTCCGCCGCCACCGGGCCCGGGGCGTGCCGTCCGCCGGCTGACGGACGGCACCCCGCCGGATCAGCTCACTCGCCGACCGGCTTGCCGCGCTGCCAGGCCCAGGCCAGCCGGTCCGCGCCGGACTGGTTGGTGGTCTTCAGCGAGGGCTTGGCCAGGTCGCCGGTCAGCTCCTGTATCGAGTAGATGTCGTCGGTGCGCAGGCCCGGCCAGTACACCGAGCCCATCTTCAGCTCGCGGAAGGTGTCGGTGACGGCCTGGATGTAGTTGACGAAGTTGTCGTCCGGCGTCTTCACGTTGTAGTTCAGGCCCGTGGTCATCGGCGCGCCGAACTCGTCGGCGACGGTCCGGTTGGCGCAGTCGCCGATGCGCACCTTGAGGTCGGCGACCCACTCGTCGTAGGTGGCGTACGACTTCCAGAAGCCGTAGTGGTGCAGGGAGAGGTACGTGCCCTTCAGGCGCGGGTCGGCGCAGACGGACGTGACGTGGTCGTTGTAGCCGGCGCCGCTGACGAAGACGCGGTTGCGCGGCACGGACTTGTAGGTGTCCAGCCACTTGGCCGCGATGTCGGCCCACTCAGTGTCGGTGTAGCCGTGGGGCTCGTTCATCGGCTCGAAGTAGACCTTCGAGTTGCCCTTGTAGGCCTTGACGACCGTGTTCCACATCGGCCAGTAGGTGGCCTCGTCGTCGATGTAGCCGTCCTTGCGGTCACCCGTGCCCTCCCAGTAGGACACGATCACCTTGAAGCCGTGGGCCGTCGCGGCGTCGATGACCCCACGGTAGGACTTCCAGTAGGAGCCGTTGACCGTGTACGGGTTGATCGGCAGCCGGACCGTGTTGGCGCCGAGGTTGGCGCGGAACCCGGAGATGATCCGGCTGGCCTTGGCATAGGTCTGGGCGTAGGTGTCGCTGGTCGACAGGCCGGACAGCTGGAGCAGGTCGTCGGCGAAGTTGTCGCGCGGGTCGGCCCAGTTGACCCCCTTGAACTGGGTGGTGTCGATGCTCGGCGCGGCGGAGGCGGGGCTGCCCGCGAGGCCGGCGCCGGTGACGGCGGCGATCGCGACGGCGGCGAGGGCGGCCCGTGTACGGGGCTTGAGGCGGGTGCTGACTGGGGTCTTGCGCATCGACGTACCCTTCCGGGGGGACAGGATGTTTACGTAAACATCACGGCGCCGGAATCGTGGCATCCGCCCCGACGACCGTCAAGGTTTCCCACACGTAACATCCCTTGCGACAGGGACGGGGTCCATGACGGCCGAGGGAGGCACCAGTGGTGGAGCGAGGCGGTTCCGGGGTGCCCGGCGGGCGCCGCAGACAGCGGGTGTCCATGGCCGACGTGGCCCAGCTCGCGGGGGTGTCGTCGCAGACCGTGTCGCGGGTCTCCAACGGCCACCCCGGGGTGATCGAGTCGACGCGGGAGCAGGTCCTCGCGGCGATGCGGGAGCTCGGCTACCGTCCCAACAGCGCGGCCCGCGCCCTGCGTTACGGCCAGTTCAACACCATCGGCGTGATCCTCTTCGACCTGGCCTCGACCGGCAACAGCCGCACCGTGGAGGCGATCGCCACGCACGCCGCGGCCGAGGGGTACGCGATCACCCTGATCCCGATCGACGTGCCGACCCAGGACAACGTGCTGGGCGCCTTCACCCGCATGGGCGAGCTGGCGGTCGACGCCGTCATCGTCATCATGGAGGTCCATCTGCTGGACACCGGCACGGTCCAGCTCCCGCCGGGGGCGCATGTCGTCGTCGTGGACTCCGACGCCGGCGACCGCTACAGCGTGGTCGACACCGACCAGGCCGACGGCGCCCGCAAGGCCGTACGGCATCTGCTGGACCTGGGCCACCGCACCGTGTGGCATCTGACCGGCCCCGAGGCCTCCTTCGCCGGGCAGCGCCGGACGCAGGCATGGCGCGCGGTGCTGGAGGAGGCGGAGTGTCCGGTGCCGGAGCCGCTGCACGGGGACTGGACGGCGGCGTCCGGGTACGCGGCCGGGCTCGCGCTGGCCGACGAGCCCGACTGCACGGCGGTGTTCGCGGCCAACGACCAGATGGCGCTGGGCCTGCTGCGGGCCTTCCACGAGCGCGGGGTCTCGGTGCCCGGCGAGGTCAGTGTCGTCGGCTTCGACGACATCCCGGACGCCGCCTACTTCGTGCCGCCGCTGACCACCGTCCACCAGGACTTCACCGAGGTGGGCCGCCGTTGTGTGCGGACGGCGCTCCAGCAGATCCGCACCCCGGGCGGCGTCCGCCCGGGCAACGACCTGGTCCCGACACAGCTGGCGCTGCGGGCGAGCACGGCGCCGCCGCGGGCACGACTCGGGAAGGGCGCCGCGCGCCCACGCGGCTGACCTTCCGGCCGCCGCCGACGGGAGGCCCGCCGAGGAGAGCGCCGGGAGAGCACCGCACCCACGCGCGACTGAACCATCGTGCCGACGCTGCCGCGCCCGCGCTGAGCCGACGGCGACCCGGGCCTCCCAGGAGCCTCTCGTCCAGGAGCACGCCGCACCCCGCGGAGCTGCGGGTCACTCGTCCGTGGGGCGCAAGGGCAGTTCCGGCGGGCCGGACGGGCTGCTCTGTCTCCTGCTGTCGGCCGCCGGCACGGCAGGGGCGGTGTGTGAAGCGTGGGCCCGACCCCAAGTGTGGCCGAGCCCACGCGGGTTCAGGCGGTGTGGAGGGTCAGGCCGTACCGGTTGAGGATCTCGTTGACGGGCTGGAACCAGGTCTCGCCCCCGCCGGAGCAGTTGCCCCAGCCGCCGGAGGTGACGCCCTGGGCCTGGTCGCCGCTGATGAACGAGCCGCCGGAGTCACCGGGTTCGGCGCAGACGCTGGTCTTGGTCATCTGACGCACCGCGCCCTGGCTGTAGTTGACGGTCTCGTTCATGGCGAGGACCGTGCCGCAGTGCCAGTGCGTGGTCGAACCCGAGCGGCAGACGGACGAGCCGACGGGCGCCACGTTGGACCCGCGCACGAGCTGGTCGGAGACGGTGCCCCAGCCGAGCACGACCGGCACCGTCCACCAGCCGCTGCCCACGTTGACCCAGGCGTAGTCGTTGTCCGGGAACGACGAGCCCTGGAAGTTGCCGATGTAGCTGCGGTCCCAGCCGTAGACGGCGCCGGTGTGCTGGTCGCAGTGCCCGGCGGTGATGAACCCGCCGTACACCGAGAAGCCTATGGAGCAGCGGACGTTGCCGGTGTAGAAGGGGTCGCCGCCGACGGTTCCGGCGGCGAAGGTCCGCGGCGCGGTGGCGATGTGCCGGACGGTGACGGGGCCGGCGCGGTGGGCCCGGTCCACGAAGCGCCGGACATCGTTGTCGGCCTTCTCACTCGCGACGACGTTGACGACGATCGTGCTCGCCCGTGGGTCGACATGCCAACTCGCCACGCCCGCCGGGGCGGTGAGCCGGTCGAGGCGGTCCTGGGTGGCGGCGAGTTCACGGGCCGTGTGAGCGACGGTGCGGACGTCGGCGCCGGTGGCTCGTACCGCTCGGACGGTCGCTCGCGTCGCGTCCGGGGTGAGGCCCACGGTCAGGGTCGCGGCGTCGGCGTCGTACCAGGTGCCGCCGAGTGAACTCCCGGCGGCCCGGCGGGCCTTGGGTTCGGCGGCCGTGGCCCGCCGCTCGGCGGCGAGCCGCTTCTCGGCCTGGGCCCTGGTGAGGTGCAGGTCGCTCTGCATCGCGGTGAGGAGACCGGCGGACGCGGGCGCCTTCGCCGTGCGGGCGCCGTCGGCGGAAGCGGGCGTGCCGCCGGCGGCGACACCGGCGCCGAGCGTGAGCAGCACGGCCAGGACGGCGTGCGTAAGTCTGGTGCGTCTCATGGGGGTTGCCCTTCGTCGTTCCAGTGGAGTGGGGATGGAACAGCGGGGAACAGCAGATGCTGAGAGCGCTCTCAGGAGGGTGGCCGGGCCGAGCCTAGCGACCGATCGCGGCCAGGTCCATACCAATTCGGTCACTCTCTCGAACAGCTCGCGCCCCGGCTCAACTGGCCACGCTCCGGCGCGTCGTTGGAGCGCAGCGACATAGGCTGCTCCAAGATCCGCAGCGGAGCGGACTCCCCTCGACAGGAGGCCCGATGGGTGTGGCGGATGCGATCAGGGTCCGGCCGGTGCCGGAACTGCTCGCGGAGAACGCCGTACGGTACGGCGACAAGCTCGCGTTCGCCGACGACCGGCGCGCGGTGAGCTGGGCCGAACTGGAGCGCAGGACGGCCAGGTTGGCGGCCGGACTAGGGGTCGAGCGCGGCACCACAGTGGCGTTCTGCCTGGACAACGGCGTCGAGCTGGTCGAGGGGCTGCTGGCCACCGTGCGGGCCGCGGCCGTCGGGGTGCCGCTGCCGCCGCGGGCCACCCATACCGAGCTGGTGCAGCTGCTGGCCGACTGCGATCCCGCCGTCGTCGTCACCGACCAGCGGCGGCTGCCGCGGATCGCGGGGATGGTCGCGGGGCGGCCGGTGCGGCTGGTGGTGATCGGGGAAGGAGCCGTACCGGAGGGCGCCGCGCACTTCGAGGACCTCCTCGCGGAAGACCGGGCCGCGCCCCGCGACGACCTCGGACTGGACGAACCCGCCTGGCTGCTCTACACCTCCGGTACCTCCGGCACCCCCACGGCGGCCGTGTCGAGTCAGCGCTCCGCGCTCTGGTCGTCGTTCGCCTGCTATCTGCCGCGCCTCGGACTCACCGCCACGGACCGGGTGCTCTGGCCCCTGCCCCTCGCCCACACCTACGCCCACTCGCTGTGCGTGCTCGGCACGACGGTGGCCGGGGCGAGCGCGCGTATCACCTCGGGGCCCGACCCCGCCCATCTCACCCGGCTGATCGGCGAGTTCGAGCCGACCGTGCTCGGCGGGGTGCCGCTCACCTTCCGGCAGCTCCTCGACAGCGGCGTCGGCGCGGTGCCCTCGCTGCGCGTGTGTGTCACCGCGGGCGCGCCGAGCGACCCGGAGCTGCGGGAGCAGGTGGAACGGCGGCTCGGGGCGCCGCTGCTCGACGGGTACGGCTCCACCGAGACCTGCGGCAAGATCGCCATGGAATCGGTCGACGGGCCGCGGGTGCCGGGGAGCAGCGGAACGCCGGTGCCCGGCATGGACGTCCGGCTGGTCGATCCGGACAGCGGCCTGGACGTCGTGGGTGGCCAGGGCGAGATCTGGGTGCGCGGCCCCGGTGTCATGCTCGGCTACCACAACCGGCCCGAGGCGGACGCCGACGCCGTGCGCGAGGGCTGGTACCGCACGGGTGACCTGGGGCGACTCGGTGCGGACGGCTGTCTGACCGTCACCGGGCGGCTCAACGACCGGATCGTGCGGGGCGGTGAGAACGTCGACCCGGCCGAGGTCGAGCGGGTGCTGCGCGCACTGCCCGGGGTGCGGGACGCGGCCGTGGTCGCGCGGGCGCATCCGCTGCTGGGCGAGGTCCCGGTGGCGTTCGTGGTGCCGGCGGAGCAGTCGCTGGACCCCGCCGGTCTGTTGCGGGGGTGCGCCGCGGTGCTGTCGGCGCACAAGGTGCCCGAGGAGGTGCTGTTCACGCCGGCCGTGCCGCGTACGGCGGCGGGCAAGCCACGGCGGGCGGTACTGCGCGAGACGCTCGCCGAGCGGCCCCCGGCACCCGACCTGGCGGGACTGGCCGCTTTAACGGCCGGCGAACGGCGCTTGGCGCTCACGGAGTTGGTGTGCCGGGAGGCCGAGGTGATCCGGGGCGCGGTGGCCGATCCCGCCACCGCGTTCGCCGATCTCGGGCTGACCTCGATGGACGCCATGACCCTGTGGCACCGGCTCAGCCTGCGCACCGGACTGCGGCTGCCGGCGACCCTGGTCTGGGACCACCCGAACCCGGCCGCGGTCGCCGCCTTCCTGGACACCCGGATGAGCGGCGAGGCGCCGGCGCCGGTCCCGCCGCCGCGTGGTCCGGAGGCCGAGCCGATCGCGATCGTGGCCGTCGGCTGCCGCTACCCGGGCGGGGTGAGCTCCCCGGAGGACCTGTGGCGGCTGGTGTCCGACGGGGTGGACGCCACCGGTGACTTCCCCGCCGACCGCGGCTGGGACGTCGACGCCCTGCACGATCCGGACCCCGACCGGCTCGGGACGACGTACACCCGACGCGGCGGATTCCTCGACTCGGCGGCCGACTTCGACCCGCTGTTCTTCGGGATCTCCCCGCGCGAGGCGCTGGCGATGGACCCGCAGCACCGGCTGCTGCTCGAGGTCGCGTGGGAGACGCTGGAGCGCGCCGGCATCCCCGCGCCGTCGCTGCGCGGCAGCGGCACCGGGGTGTTCGTGGGCCTGATGCACGCCGGGTACGGCACCGGGCTCTCGCCGCACGAGCTGGAGTCGCACATCGGCATCGGCTCGTCGGGCAGTGTGGCCTCGGGGCGGATCTCGTACGTCCTCGGGCTGCGCGGCCCGACGATGACCGTGGACACGGCGTGTTCGTCCTCGCTGGTCGCGATGGACCTGGCCGCGAAGGCCCTGCGGGCGGGCGAGTGCGCACTCGCCCTGGCCGGCGGGGCGACGGTGCTGTCGAGCCCGCAGCCGTTCATCGCTTTCAGCAGACAGCGCGGGCTGTCGCCGGACGGCCGCTGCCGGTCGTTCGCGGCGGGCGCGGAGGGCACCGCATGGGCCGAGGGCGTGGGCCTGGTGCTGCTGGAGAAGCTGTCGGACGCCCGGCGCAACAGCCATCCGGTGCTGGCGGTGCTGCGCGGCTCCGCGGTGAACTCCGACGGCGCGTCCAACGGCCTGACCGCCCCCAACGGCGAGGCACAGCGCGCGCTGATCCGCCTGGCGCTGGCCGACGCGGGCCTGGGCCCGGCCGACGTCGACGTGATCGAGGGCCACGGCACGGGCACCGCGCTGGGCGACCCGATCGAGGCGGGCGCCCTGCTGGCCACCTACGGCCAGGACCGCGACCCGGCCGACCCGGTGTGGCTGGGCTCGGTCAAGTCCAACCTCGGACACCCGCAGGCCGCCGCCGGGGTGGCCGGCGTCATCAAGATGATCGAGGCGATGCGCCACGCCGAACTGCCCCGCTCCCTCTACGCCGAGGAGCCGTCGCCGCACGTGGACTGGTCGGAGGGGGCGGTACGGCTCCTCGACCGCCCGCGACCATGGCCGCACCGCGACCGGCCGCGCCGGGCGGCGGTCTCGTCGTTCGGCATCGGCGGCACCAACGCCCATCTGATCATCGAGGAACCCCCGGCGGAGACCGCGGGCCACGCCGAGAGCAACCGTCGGATGCCGATCACCCCTTGGCTGGTCAGCGGCAGCGACGAGGCCGGACTGCGGGCCCACGCCGGGAAGTTGGCGGCGGCACTGGCGGATGTCACGGACGAGAACGCACTGGAGGTGGCCCACGCACTGGCGACCACACGGACGCCACTCCCCCACCGGGCGGCCGTACTCGGCGACGACGCCTCCGAACTCCTCGCCGGGATGCTCCGGTTGGCCGCCGGTGACGACACTCCCGCGCTGCTCAAAGGCACCGTGCGCGGCAGCCCGAAGCTGGCGCTCCTCTGCGCCGGACAGGGCACGCAGCGCACGGGTATGGGCCGTGAACTCGCCGCCGCCTTCCCGGTGTTCGACGCCTCCTTCAGCGAAGTGTGCGAGCTGTTCGGCCCGTTGCTGGACCGCCCGCTGCGCGAGGTGATCGACGACCCCGACGGCGGCCTGCTGGACCGCACGGACTACGCGCAGCCCGCGTTGTTCGCCTTCGAGGTCGCCCTGCACCGGCTGCTCGCCGAGTGGGGTGTGCGCCCTGACTACCTGGTCGGCCACTCGGCCGGCGAACTGGCCGCCGCCCACCTGGCGGGCGTGTTCTCCCTTGCCGACGCGGTACGGCTGGTGGCCGCACGGGGCCGGCTCATGGCCGCGCTGCCCGCGGGCGGCGCGATGATCGCTGTCCAGGCACCGGAGGCCGAGGTCGCGCGCCGGCTCGCCGAGACGCCCGGCCGCGTGGCGATCGCGGCCGTCAACGGGCCGGCGTCGGTCGTGGTGTCCGGCGACGAGGACGCGGTGACCGCGTTGGCCGCCTCGGTCGGCGGGCGGAGCACCCGGCTGCGGGTGAGCCACGCCTTCCACTCGCCGCTGCTCGACCCGATGCTCGCAGAGTTCCGCGCGGTCGCCGAGACCGTGACGTACCGGCGGCCGTCCGTGCCCGTGGTGTCCACGGTCACCGGGCGCCCCGAGCCGGACGCGCCGGCCACCGCCGACCACTGGGTGCGGCAGGTGCGCGAGACCGTCCGGTTCGCGGATGCGGTGAACTGGCTGGCGGAGGCGGGCGTGACGGCGTTCGTCGAGGCCGGTCCCGCCGCCGCGCTGACCGTGGCGGCCGAAGGGTGTGTCGCGCCGGACGCGGGCGCGGTGTTCGCGCCGTGCGCCGACGCCCGGGGAGCGCTCGCGGCCCTCGCCGCCCTGCATGTGCGCGGCGTGCCGGTGGACTGGCGGTCGGTGTACGCCGGCAGCGGGGCCCGTCCGCGCGCCCTGCCGACGTACCCGTTCCAGCGGCAGCGCTACTGGCTGCACGCGGTACGGCATCCGGTCGCGGCCGGGCATCCGCTGCTCGGCGAGCCCCAGCCGGACGCCGACGGGCCCGGCGTACGGCACACCGGGGAGCTGTCCCCCGTACGGCAGTCCTGGCTCGCCGACCATGTGATCGGCGGCCGGGTCCTGCTGCCCGCGGCGGCCTTCGCCGAGCTGGCCTGCCATGCTGCTGGGGCCTCCGGGCGGGTCCGGCTGGCGGAGCTCACCTTCCGTGAGCCGCTGGTGCTGCCCGCCTCGGAGCCGGTGCGCGTCCAGGTCGTCACCGGTGGCCCGGACGGGGCGGGGAACCGGCCGGTCGCCGTATGGGCGCGGGCCGGTGAGACATGGACGCGGCACGCCACGGCGACGATCGCACCGGTCGGCGCCGCGCCCGTCGTACCACTCCGGGTGTGGCCGCCCACCGGTGCCGAACCGCTCCCGGTCGACTACGACCGCCTCGCCGCCCACGGCCACACCTATGGGCCCGCCTTCCGTGCCGTCACCGCGTTGTGGCGCCGTGGGGACTCCCTGTACGCCGACCTGGCCCTGCCCGCACGGGAGGCGGCGACCGCCGCTTCCTACACCCTGCACCCGGCGCTGCTCGACGCGGCCCTGCACGCCGCGCTCCTGGCCGAGGGGCCCGGCGCGGCACGCGTCCCGCTCACCTGCGCCGGGCTCACGGTGTACGCGACGGGTGCCACGGCCGCACGCGCCCATCTCGAACGGCTCGGCCCGGACGAGTTCCGGGTGACGCTCACCGACCCGGCCGGGCAGCCGCTCGCCGCGGTCGAGTCGATGGTCACGCGGGTGCTGCCCGTCCAACGACCGCTTGTGCGGGCGCAGTTGTACGCGGTGTCATGGCGATCGGCGGCAGCCGACGGGAACGCCGATCCGCGCCACGAGCTGTTCGACGTGGCCAGTCTCGCCGTGGGCACGGACATGCCCGACCGCGTACGGGGTCTGCTCGACGCCACGCTGGAGCGGGTGCGGGAGTGGGTCGCCGACGCCCGCCCGGGCAGGCTGCTGATCCTCACCGACAACGCCACCGGCGACGATCCCGACCCGGCCGAGGCGGCGGTGGCCGGGCTCGTGCGCAGCGCGCAGTCCGAGCACCCGGGCCGGATGGTGCTGGTCGACCGACGCGGGGGCACCTCGTCACCGGCGGAGCTGGAAGCTGCGCTGCGCACGGGCGAACCGCAGGTCGCCCTGCACGAGGGTGCCGTTCTCGTGCCCCGGCTGACCGTGCCGGAGGAGAACCCCGGGTCGGAGGCTCCCGCCCTCGGTCCCGACGACACCGTGCTGATCACCGGCGGCACCGGGGCGCTCGGGGCGAGCCTCGCCCGGTACCTGGTCACCGAACGCGGGGTGCGCCGACTGGTGTTGGCCGGGCGCAGCGGTTGTACACCGGCGTGGGTCGGTGAACTCGACGCGATGGTACGGGTGGTGGCCTGCGACGTGAGCGACCGCGCCGCCGTCGACGCCCTCGTGGCGTCCTGCGGGGCGTCGCTGGCCGCGGTGTTCCATCTCTCCGGCGTCGTGGACGACGGCGTGGTGGACGGCCTGACCCCGGAGCGGCTGGCGGCCGTGCTGACGCCGAAGGCGGACGGGGCCTGGCAGCTGCACGAGGCCACGAAGGATCTCGGACTGTCCGCGTTCGTGCTCTACTCCTCGGCCGCGGGGGTGCTGGGCCGCCCGGGCCAGGCCAACTACGCGGCGGCCAACGGATTCCTGGACGCGCTGGCCCGCCACCGGAGCGCCCGGGGCCTGCCCGCGCAGTCCCTGGCCTGGGGGCCGTGGACCACGGCCGGCGAGGACGGCATGGCCGCCCAGGTCGCACCGCACCGGCTCGCCGACGGCGGAGTGCTGTCGGTCGGCGAGGAGGAGAGCGTCGGCCTCCTCGACCGGGCCCTGCGCACCACCGAGCCGGTGCTCGTGCCGATGGCGCTGGATCT
This DNA window, taken from Streptomyces sp. NBC_00663, encodes the following:
- a CDS encoding GNAT family N-acetyltransferase, coding for MGQRTAIRSAVRQAGEYDLVELLRLRALLFDGLDDSFFNSASGDEGWLDALAVVLREQLTADTVRVLVVDGDGGRLAACGIGVVEQRLPGPHLVNGRIGQVIGVVTDPAQRRRGHSRAIMRGLLDWFREREVARVDLYASAEGEPLYRDLGFTDHPDPSLYWRP
- a CDS encoding CGNR zinc finger domain-containing protein; the protein is MHLNPYGTDAVNLAADLVNRRPADVRELAERCRAAGVAVEGPVTPEDLDRVGATLDAWEKVVEASEERERAALVNEMLAAAAAHPRMTNHVGSGWHLHYRDDRQPLGEVLSSLISVGTALHLAGRGMHRLSRCAVTECTTVFADTSRTGRQRYCSQRCANRDAVRRHRARGVPSAG
- a CDS encoding glycoside hydrolase family 5 protein; protein product: MRKTPVSTRLKPRTRAALAAVAIAAVTGAGLAGSPASAAPSIDTTQFKGVNWADPRDNFADDLLQLSGLSTSDTYAQTYAKASRIISGFRANLGANTVRLPINPYTVNGSYWKSYRGVIDAATAHGFKVIVSYWEGTGDRKDGYIDDEATYWPMWNTVVKAYKGNSKVYFEPMNEPHGYTDTEWADIAAKWLDTYKSVPRNRVFVSGAGYNDHVTSVCADPRLKGTYLSLHHYGFWKSYATYDEWVADLKVRIGDCANRTVADEFGAPMTTGLNYNVKTPDDNFVNYIQAVTDTFRELKMGSVYWPGLRTDDIYSIQELTGDLAKPSLKTTNQSGADRLAWAWQRGKPVGE
- a CDS encoding LacI family DNA-binding transcriptional regulator, whose translation is MVERGGSGVPGGRRRQRVSMADVAQLAGVSSQTVSRVSNGHPGVIESTREQVLAAMRELGYRPNSAARALRYGQFNTIGVILFDLASTGNSRTVEAIATHAAAEGYAITLIPIDVPTQDNVLGAFTRMGELAVDAVIVIMEVHLLDTGTVQLPPGAHVVVVDSDAGDRYSVVDTDQADGARKAVRHLLDLGHRTVWHLTGPEASFAGQRRTQAWRAVLEEAECPVPEPLHGDWTAASGYAAGLALADEPDCTAVFAANDQMALGLLRAFHERGVSVPGEVSVVGFDDIPDAAYFVPPLTTVHQDFTEVGRRCVRTALQQIRTPGGVRPGNDLVPTQLALRASTAPPRARLGKGAARPRG
- a CDS encoding S1 family peptidase → MRRTRLTHAVLAVLLTLGAGVAAGGTPASADGARTAKAPASAGLLTAMQSDLHLTRAQAEKRLAAERRATAAEPKARRAAGSSLGGTWYDADAATLTVGLTPDATRATVRAVRATGADVRTVAHTARELAATQDRLDRLTAPAGVASWHVDPRASTIVVNVVASEKADNDVRRFVDRAHRAGPVTVRHIATAPRTFAAGTVGGDPFYTGNVRCSIGFSVYGGFITAGHCDQHTGAVYGWDRSYIGNFQGSSFPDNDYAWVNVGSGWWTVPVVLGWGTVSDQLVRGSNVAPVGSSVCRSGSTTHWHCGTVLAMNETVNYSQGAVRQMTKTSVCAEPGDSGGSFISGDQAQGVTSGGWGNCSGGGETWFQPVNEILNRYGLTLHTA
- a CDS encoding type I polyketide synthase is translated as MGVADAIRVRPVPELLAENAVRYGDKLAFADDRRAVSWAELERRTARLAAGLGVERGTTVAFCLDNGVELVEGLLATVRAAAVGVPLPPRATHTELVQLLADCDPAVVVTDQRRLPRIAGMVAGRPVRLVVIGEGAVPEGAAHFEDLLAEDRAAPRDDLGLDEPAWLLYTSGTSGTPTAAVSSQRSALWSSFACYLPRLGLTATDRVLWPLPLAHTYAHSLCVLGTTVAGASARITSGPDPAHLTRLIGEFEPTVLGGVPLTFRQLLDSGVGAVPSLRVCVTAGAPSDPELREQVERRLGAPLLDGYGSTETCGKIAMESVDGPRVPGSSGTPVPGMDVRLVDPDSGLDVVGGQGEIWVRGPGVMLGYHNRPEADADAVREGWYRTGDLGRLGADGCLTVTGRLNDRIVRGGENVDPAEVERVLRALPGVRDAAVVARAHPLLGEVPVAFVVPAEQSLDPAGLLRGCAAVLSAHKVPEEVLFTPAVPRTAAGKPRRAVLRETLAERPPAPDLAGLAALTAGERRLALTELVCREAEVIRGAVADPATAFADLGLTSMDAMTLWHRLSLRTGLRLPATLVWDHPNPAAVAAFLDTRMSGEAPAPVPPPRGPEAEPIAIVAVGCRYPGGVSSPEDLWRLVSDGVDATGDFPADRGWDVDALHDPDPDRLGTTYTRRGGFLDSAADFDPLFFGISPREALAMDPQHRLLLEVAWETLERAGIPAPSLRGSGTGVFVGLMHAGYGTGLSPHELESHIGIGSSGSVASGRISYVLGLRGPTMTVDTACSSSLVAMDLAAKALRAGECALALAGGATVLSSPQPFIAFSRQRGLSPDGRCRSFAAGAEGTAWAEGVGLVLLEKLSDARRNSHPVLAVLRGSAVNSDGASNGLTAPNGEAQRALIRLALADAGLGPADVDVIEGHGTGTALGDPIEAGALLATYGQDRDPADPVWLGSVKSNLGHPQAAAGVAGVIKMIEAMRHAELPRSLYAEEPSPHVDWSEGAVRLLDRPRPWPHRDRPRRAAVSSFGIGGTNAHLIIEEPPAETAGHAESNRRMPITPWLVSGSDEAGLRAHAGKLAAALADVTDENALEVAHALATTRTPLPHRAAVLGDDASELLAGMLRLAAGDDTPALLKGTVRGSPKLALLCAGQGTQRTGMGRELAAAFPVFDASFSEVCELFGPLLDRPLREVIDDPDGGLLDRTDYAQPALFAFEVALHRLLAEWGVRPDYLVGHSAGELAAAHLAGVFSLADAVRLVAARGRLMAALPAGGAMIAVQAPEAEVARRLAETPGRVAIAAVNGPASVVVSGDEDAVTALAASVGGRSTRLRVSHAFHSPLLDPMLAEFRAVAETVTYRRPSVPVVSTVTGRPEPDAPATADHWVRQVRETVRFADAVNWLAEAGVTAFVEAGPAAALTVAAEGCVAPDAGAVFAPCADARGALAALAALHVRGVPVDWRSVYAGSGARPRALPTYPFQRQRYWLHAVRHPVAAGHPLLGEPQPDADGPGVRHTGELSPVRQSWLADHVIGGRVLLPAAAFAELACHAAGASGRVRLAELTFREPLVLPASEPVRVQVVTGGPDGAGNRPVAVWARAGETWTRHATATIAPVGAAPVVPLRVWPPTGAEPLPVDYDRLAAHGHTYGPAFRAVTALWRRGDSLYADLALPAREAATAASYTLHPALLDAALHAALLAEGPGAARVPLTCAGLTVYATGATAARAHLERLGPDEFRVTLTDPAGQPLAAVESMVTRVLPVQRPLVRAQLYAVSWRSAAADGNADPRHELFDVASLAVGTDMPDRVRGLLDATLERVREWVADARPGRLLILTDNATGDDPDPAEAAVAGLVRSAQSEHPGRMVLVDRRGGTSSPAELEAALRTGEPQVALHEGAVLVPRLTVPEENPGSEAPALGPDDTVLITGGTGALGASLARYLVTERGVRRLVLAGRSGCTPAWVGELDAMVRVVACDVSDRAAVDALVASCGASLAAVFHLSGVVDDGVVDGLTPERLAAVLTPKADGAWQLHEATKDLGLSAFVLYSSAAGVLGRPGQANYAAANGFLDALARHRSARGLPAQSLAWGPWTTAGEDGMAAQVAPHRLADGGVLSVGEEESVGLLDRALRTTEPVLVPMALDLTALNGPTAPPVLADLLPRRPAAASVTTAPAQAPGAWRERLASVPVAERPDVLRELIRAELALVLGFPDAAAFPAERAFTELGFDSLTAVQFRNRLSAFTRVRLASSVVFDHPTLPELTAHVHEALRQVLPDADVEGADVADAAASYRFGPLYHQVLRERGPFEAMGLRFLASHALPAFSVADRSRHTVAPVRLAQGAGTPLVYIPDYLTPYHRVPAGLAKQFDGERDLFLLEHPGLGARRAVPEGLDAIVRTHVDSVQALSATGQVVLVGYCAGGAIAHAVAGELAESGVPPAGLILLDAHAGVLRRDDERALALMAAGAELPDDVVAEFDDSLLIAGGGYARVLENWAPEPSPVPTLLVRGRPTPQMLRIDPNSDWRPRWPLPHEAVDVPGDHYTLVHHDADTTAAAMRAWLTA